One Bradyrhizobium zhanjiangense DNA segment encodes these proteins:
- the topA gene encoding type I DNA topoisomerase, translating into MNIVIVESPAKAKTINKYLGSSYEVLASFGHVRDLPAKNGSVDPDANFKMIWEVDPKAAGRLNDIARSLKGADRLILATDPDREGEAISWHVLEVLKEKRALKDQKIERVVFNAITKQAISEAMKHPRQIDGALVDAYMARRALDYLVGFTLSPVLWRKLPGARSAGRVQSVALRLVCDRELEIEKFVPREYWSLVATLLTPRGDAFEARLVGADGKKIQRLDIGTGAEAEDFKKALEAAAYAVTAVDAKPARRNPQAPFTTSTLQQEASRKYGFAPAHTMRIAQRLYEGIDIGGETTGLITYMRTDGVQIAPEAITQARKVIGEDYGNAYVPDAPRQYQAKAKNAQEAHEAIRPTDLSRRPDSMSRKLDADQARLYELIWKRTIASQMEAAELERTTVDITAKAGGRTLELRATGQVIKFDGFLALYQEGRDDEEDEDSRRLPSMSAGEALKRQSLAVTQHFTEPPPRFSEASLVKRMEELGIGRPSTYASILQVLKDRGYVKLEKKRLHGEDKGRVVIAFLESFFSRYVEYDFTAGLEEQLDRISNNEISWQEVLKDFWRDFIGAVDDIKDLRVAQVLDVLDEMLGPHIYPPRADGGDVRQCPNCGTGRLNLKAGKFGAFVGCSNYPECRYTRQLAADGEANADRSLGQDPDTGFDVWIKAGRFGPYIQLGEQNDYAEGEKPKRAGIPKGTSPSDVDLELALKLLSLPREIGKHPETGQPITAGLGRFGPFVKHEKTYASLEAGDEVFDIGLNRAVTLIAEKVAKGPSRRFGADPGKAIGDHPTLGTVTVKSGRYGPYVTAGGVNATIPAEFEKDAITLPQAIALIDERAAKGGGKTKAKKAAKPAKAKKATDGEDAAPKPKKPAAKKAAAKSKTESTSKARAAVPSTAKTSATKPSPTKAAATKAPAKKSAGKN; encoded by the coding sequence ATGAATATCGTCATTGTGGAGTCGCCGGCGAAAGCCAAGACGATCAACAAATATCTAGGCTCGTCCTACGAGGTTCTGGCGTCGTTCGGCCATGTCCGCGACCTCCCCGCCAAGAATGGCTCCGTCGATCCCGACGCCAATTTCAAGATGATCTGGGAGGTCGACCCCAAGGCCGCCGGACGGCTGAACGATATCGCGAGGTCGCTAAAGGGCGCTGACCGCCTGATTCTCGCCACCGACCCTGATCGCGAGGGCGAGGCCATCTCCTGGCACGTGCTGGAGGTGCTGAAAGAGAAGCGCGCGCTGAAGGACCAGAAGATCGAGCGCGTGGTGTTCAACGCCATCACCAAGCAGGCGATCTCGGAAGCCATGAAGCATCCGCGGCAGATCGACGGCGCTCTGGTCGATGCCTATATGGCGCGCCGCGCGCTCGACTATCTGGTCGGCTTCACCCTCTCCCCCGTGCTGTGGCGCAAGCTGCCCGGCGCGCGCTCGGCCGGCCGCGTGCAGTCGGTGGCACTGCGCCTCGTCTGCGACCGCGAGCTCGAGATCGAGAAGTTCGTCCCGCGCGAATATTGGTCGCTGGTCGCGACCCTGCTGACCCCGCGCGGCGATGCCTTCGAGGCCCGCCTGGTCGGCGCCGACGGCAAGAAGATCCAGCGCCTCGACATCGGCACCGGCGCGGAGGCCGAAGACTTCAAGAAGGCGCTGGAAGCGGCCGCCTATGCCGTGACCGCGGTCGATGCCAAGCCTGCGCGACGCAATCCGCAGGCGCCCTTCACCACCTCGACGCTGCAACAGGAAGCCAGCCGCAAATACGGCTTCGCGCCGGCCCATACGATGCGCATCGCCCAGCGCCTCTATGAAGGCATCGACATCGGCGGCGAGACCACCGGACTCATTACTTATATGCGTACCGACGGCGTGCAGATCGCCCCCGAGGCGATCACCCAGGCACGCAAGGTGATCGGCGAGGATTACGGCAACGCCTATGTGCCGGACGCTCCCCGCCAGTACCAGGCCAAGGCCAAGAACGCCCAGGAAGCGCACGAGGCGATCCGTCCGACCGATCTCTCGCGCCGCCCCGACAGCATGAGCCGCAAGCTCGATGCCGATCAGGCCCGGCTCTATGAGCTGATCTGGAAGCGCACCATCGCGAGCCAGATGGAGGCGGCCGAACTGGAACGCACCACGGTCGACATCACCGCGAAAGCCGGCGGCCGGACGCTGGAGCTGCGCGCCACCGGCCAGGTCATCAAGTTCGACGGTTTCCTCGCGCTCTACCAGGAAGGCCGCGACGACGAGGAGGACGAGGATTCCCGCCGCCTGCCCAGCATGAGCGCCGGCGAAGCCCTGAAGCGGCAGTCGCTCGCCGTCACCCAGCATTTCACCGAGCCGCCGCCGCGCTTCTCTGAGGCATCCCTCGTCAAGCGCATGGAAGAGCTCGGCATCGGCCGGCCCTCGACCTATGCCTCGATCCTCCAGGTCCTGAAGGACCGCGGCTACGTCAAGCTGGAGAAGAAGCGCCTGCATGGCGAGGACAAGGGCCGCGTCGTGATCGCGTTCCTCGAGAGCTTCTTCAGCCGCTACGTCGAATATGATTTCACCGCTGGCCTCGAAGAGCAGCTCGACCGCATCTCCAACAACGAGATCTCCTGGCAGGAGGTGCTGAAGGACTTCTGGCGCGACTTCATCGGGGCCGTCGACGACATCAAGGATCTGCGCGTCGCGCAGGTCCTGGACGTGCTCGACGAGATGCTGGGCCCGCACATCTATCCGCCTCGCGCCGATGGCGGCGACGTCAGGCAGTGCCCGAATTGCGGCACCGGCCGGTTGAACCTCAAGGCCGGCAAGTTCGGCGCCTTCGTCGGCTGCTCGAACTATCCGGAGTGCCGCTACACTCGCCAGCTCGCCGCCGATGGTGAAGCCAACGCCGACCGCTCGCTCGGCCAGGATCCCGACACCGGCTTCGATGTCTGGATCAAGGCCGGCCGCTTCGGCCCCTACATCCAGCTCGGCGAGCAGAATGATTATGCGGAAGGCGAGAAGCCGAAGCGCGCCGGCATTCCGAAGGGCACCTCGCCCAGCGATGTCGACCTCGAGCTTGCGCTGAAACTGCTGTCGCTGCCGCGCGAGATCGGCAAGCACCCGGAAACCGGTCAGCCGATCACCGCCGGCCTCGGCCGCTTCGGGCCGTTCGTGAAGCACGAGAAGACTTACGCCAGCCTCGAGGCCGGCGACGAGGTGTTCGACATCGGCCTCAACCGCGCGGTGACGCTGATCGCGGAAAAGGTCGCGAAGGGCCCGAGCCGCCGCTTCGGCGCCGATCCCGGCAAGGCAATCGGCGATCATCCGACGCTCGGCACCGTCACCGTGAAGAGCGGCCGCTATGGCCCCTACGTCACCGCAGGCGGCGTCAACGCCACGATCCCGGCCGAGTTCGAAAAGGACGCCATCACGCTGCCGCAGGCGATCGCGCTG